A DNA window from Setaria viridis chromosome 2, Setaria_viridis_v4.0, whole genome shotgun sequence contains the following coding sequences:
- the LOC140221913 gene encoding uncharacterized protein, giving the protein MPKPEPSTQNNNQNSLPTFGMIMPITGGSSLEFENKRQRRNYFREVNVIIPDGPPMKPEWAHMPISFTGEDFKLKTTSHNDAMVIKALIAGWSFGKVLVDTGSSADILFANSFREMNTLDPADIPLLSFGGKPVKALGKIALPV; this is encoded by the coding sequence ATGCCCAAACCAGAGCCAAGCACgcaaaacaacaaccaaaattCCTTACCTACCttcggcatgataatgccaatcaccGGAGGCTCCTCTTTAGAGTTCGAGAACAAGAGGCAGAGGCGAAACTATTTCAGAGAAGTCAATGTAATCATACCCGACGGACCTCCAATGaagccagaatgggcacacatgcccataaGCTTCACAGGGGAAGACTTCAAGCTCAAGACAACCTCGCACAACGATGCGATGGTCATCAAAGCGCTGATAGCAGGCTGGTCATTTGGAAAAGTCCTAGTTGACACGGGCAGCTCTGCGGACATCCTCTTCGCAAACTCCTTCAGAGAAATGAACACACTCGACCCAGCTGACATCCCACTTCTCAGCTTCGGTGGAAAGCCAGTGAAAGCCTTGGGAAAAATTGCTCTCCCGGTCTAG